A single window of Malus sylvestris chromosome 5, drMalSylv7.2, whole genome shotgun sequence DNA harbors:
- the LOC126621607 gene encoding heat shock 70 kDa protein, mitochondrial codes for MATAALLRSMRRRDVASAPLCAYRSLNSASKSSHLAQKWASLARPFSSKPAGNDVIGIDLGTTNSCVAVMEGKNPKVIENSEGARTTPSVVAFNQKGELLVGTPAKRQAVTNPTNTVFGTKRLIGRRFEDPQTQKEMKMVPYKIVKAPNGDAWVEVNGQQYSPSQIGAFVLTKMKETAEAYLGKSVSKAVITVPAYFNDAQRQATKDAGRIAGLDVQRIINEPTAAALSYGMNNKEGLIAVFDLGGGTFDVSILEISNGVFEVKATNGDTFLGGEDFDNALLDFLVSEFKRTEGIDLSKDRLALQRLREAAEKAKIELSSTSQTEINLPFITADSSGAKHLNITLTRSKFESLVNHLIERTKAPCKNCLKDANTSIKDVDEVLLVGGMTRVPKVQEVVTEIFGKSPSKGVNPDEAVAMGAAIQGGILRGDVKELLLLDVTPLSLGIETLGGIFTRLISRNTTIPTKKSQVFSTAADNQTQVGIKVLQGEREMASDNKMLGEFELVGIPPAPRGLPQIEVTFDIDANGIVTVSAKDKATNKEQQITIRSSGGLSDEEIEKMVKEAELHAQKDQERKALIDLRNSADTTIYSIEKSLNEYRDKVPSEVAKEIEDAVADLRKAMGEDNADEIKAKLEAANKAVSKIGEHMSKGSGGDSSSGGSQGGGDQAPEADYEEVKK; via the exons ATGGCCACCGCCGCCTTGCTCCGCTCGATGCGCCGACGTGATGTCGCATCGGCTCCTCTCTGCGCCTATCGATCC TTGAACAGCGCATCTAAGTCATCCCATCTTGCTCAAAAATGGGCAAGCTTGGCAAGACCTTTCAG TTCCAAACCTGCCGGAAATGATGTTATTGGCATTGACTTGGGTACAACCAACTCATGCGTGGCCGTGATGGAAGGAAAG AACCCTAAAGTGATTGAGAATTCCGAAGGAGCTCGAACCACACCATCAGTAGTTGCATTCAACCAGAAAGGAGAACTATTGGTTGGTACTCCAGCAAAACGTCAAGCTGTTACCAACCCCACAAACACAGTTTTTGGAACCAAGCGTCTGATTGGTAGACGCTTTGAGGATCCCCAAACTCAAAAAGAAATGAAGATGGTTCCATACAAGATAGTAAAGGCTCCAAATGGAGATGCTTGGGTTGAAGTCAACGGACAGCAGTACTCCCCAAGCCAAATTGGAGCCTTTGTTCTAACAAAGATGAAAGAGACTGCAGAGGCTTACCTTGGAAAGAGTGTCTCAAAAGCTGTGATTACAGTTCCAGCTTATTTCAATGATGCACAGAGACAAGCAACCAAGGATGCTGGCAGAATTGCAGGTCTAGATGTGCAGAGAATCATCAATGAGCCAACTGCTGCTGCACTTTCCTATGGTATGAACAACAAGGAAGGGCTCATAGCAGTGTTTGATCTTGGTGGGGGAACATTTGATGTATCCATTCTCGAGATATCCAATGGTGTTTTTGAG GTGAAAGCAACAAACGGCGACACATTCTTGGGAGGAGAGGATTTTGACAATGCGTTGTTGGACTTCTTGGTGAGTGAATTCAAGAGGACGGAGGGTATTGATTTGTCAAAGGATAGGCTTGCCTTGCAGAGGCTTAGGGAGGCAGCTGAGAAGGCTAAGATTGAACTTTCATCAACATCTCAAACTGAGATAAACCTTCCCTTCATCACAGCTGATTCTTCGGGTGCTAAACATCTGAACATCACATTGACTAGATCCAAATTTGAAAGTCTGGTCAATCACTTGATTGAGAGGACAAAGGCCCCGTGTAAGAACTGTTTGAAGGACGCTAATACATCCATTAAGGATGTGGATGAGGTTCTGCTTGTTGGAGGGATGACTCGTGTTCCCAAAGTGCAAGAGGTCGTTACAGAAATATTTGGAAAGAGCCCAAGCAAAGGAGTGAACCCTGATGAGGCTGTTGCTATGGGAGCTGCCATCCAAGGCGGTATCCTTCGTGGTGATGTTAAGGAGTTGCTTCTTTTGGATGTTACTCCTTTATCACTAGGTATTGAAACATTAGGTGGAATATTCACCAGGCTGATAAGTCGCAACACGACAATTCCAACCAAGAAGAGTCAG GTGTTTTCTACTGCAGCTGATAACCAAACCCAAGTGGGTATCAAGGTGCTACAAGGAGAGCGTGAGATGGCTTCTGACAACAAGATGTTGGGAGAGTTTGAACTCGTAGGAATTCCTCCAGCACCAAGAGGCCTGCCTCAGATCGAAGTCACCTTTGATATTGATGCCAACGGTATTGTCACTGTTTCTGCCAAGGACAAGGCCACCAACAAAGAGCAGCAGATTACTATCCGCTCATCTGGGGGCCTTAGTGACGAGGAGATTGAAAAGATGGTGAAGGAAGCGGAGCTGCATGCTCAGAAGGATCAGGAGAGGAAAGCATTGATTGACCTCAGAAATAGTGCAGATACAACCATCTACAGTATTGAGAAGAGCTTGAACGAGTATCGTGACAAGGTTCCAAGTGAAGTTGCCAAAGAAATTGAGGATGCGGTAGCAGATTTGAGGAAGGCAATGGGAGAGGACAATGCCGATGAAATCAAGGCCAAGCTTGAAGCTGCAAACAAAGCTGTTTCTAAGATTGGGGAACACATGTCAAAGGGTTCTGGTGGCGACTCGTCTTCTGGTGGATCACAGGGTGGAGGAGACCAAGCTCCTGAGGCAGATTACGAAGAAGTGAAGAAGTGA